The following proteins come from a genomic window of Athalia rosae chromosome 1, iyAthRosa1.1, whole genome shotgun sequence:
- the LOC105687076 gene encoding mucin-5B: MWKSLIFSIAVMAVCGTNVIAQPSGDENCETLQTEIHVTKEEYDDQGSLRRTCGGDITVTKCEGFCNSQVQPSVVTTTGFLKECFCCRESYLKEREVFLDHCYDADGVRLVSDETASMEIKLREPAECKCYKCGVDECQVTPVIHVLRYPGCVPKPIPSFACTGRCSSYLQVSGSKIWQMERSCMCCQESGEREASVSLFCPKAKPGERKFRKVITKAPLECMCRPCTGVEESAIVPQEIAGFAEEGPLTTSAHFRRSPGLQ; encoded by the exons ATGTGGAagtctctcattttttcaatagcCGTTATGGCAGTTTGCGGTACTAATGTAATCGCTCAACCTTctggggatgaaaattgtgaaacatTGCAGACGGAAATACATGTTACTaaag AGGAGTACGATGACCAAGGGAGTTTGAGAAGAACTTGCGGTGGGGATATCACAGTCACAAAATGTGAGGGATTTTGCAATTCGCAGGTACAACCAAGTGTCGTTACAACAACAGGATTTTTGAAG GAATGTTTTTGCTGTCGCGAAAGTTATCTGAAGGAGAGAGAAGTTTTTCTGGACCACTGCTACGATGCAGATGGTGTTAGATTGGTCAGTGATGAGACTGCATCTATGGAAATAAAGTTACGAGAGCCAGCCGAATGCAAATGCTACAAATGT GGAGTCGATGAATGTCAAGTGACTCCTGTAATACACGTTCTGCGCTATCCTGGCTGTGTTCCAAAACCAATTCCAAGTTTTGCATGTACCGGGCGTTGCAGTAGCTATTTGCAA GTTTCGGGTTCAAAAATTTGGCAAATGGAGAGAAGTTGCATGTGCTGTCAGGAGAGCGGCGAGAGAGAAGCTAGTGTGTCGCTGTTTTGTCCGAAAGCAAAACCaggcgaaagaaaattcagaaag gtaattaccAAGGCACCTCTGGAATGCATGTGCCGACCTTGTACCGGAGTTGAAGAATCAGCGATAGTCCCGCAGGAGATAGCAGGTTTCGCGGAAGAGGGTCCTTTGACAACATCGGCTCATTTTAGACGATCACCCGGTTTGCAATGA
- the LOC105687074 gene encoding G patch domain-containing protein 11 has protein sequence MSDDEDYMSDKFLHGTAKYCAPSLARRYADKRELDLLKRKAEIEARLKEKNISVKVIEQETRDKGLAAAITSDNKGYKLLTKMGYTPGQGIGKKESGIAEPIGIDLKSNRLGLGQVSKKKCPAVINGEKNVEKISTNDFRERIAQKKTEQMIEVDLRRSQKSCEQLDTQHNITTPDEVWYWPVVLKEKNEESESESEDEDKTFDESIELTTSEKLEILTKYLRDKYFYCIWCGAAYDGADDLRDNCPGRTRDDH, from the exons ATGTCAGACGATGAGGATTACATGTCCGACAAATTTCTCCATGGCACTGCAAAATATTGTGCACCTAGTCTTGCTCGACGTTATGCAGATAAAAGAGAGTTAGATCTCTTGAAAAGAAAGGCAGAAATTGAGGCTcgattaaaagagaaaaatatttccgtaaAGGTAATAGAACAGGAAACAAGGGATAAAGGACTGGCTGCTGCTATTACAAGCGATAACAAAG GTTATAAATTATTGACAAAAATGGGATATACGCCTGGACAGGgaataggaaaaaaggagagtggAATCGCAGAGCCTATTGGCATTGATCTGAAGTCCAATAGATTGGGACTGGGCCAagtatcaaagaaaaaatgtccaGCTGTtataaatggggaaaaaaatgtagaaaaaatcagCACGAATGATTTTCGAGAAAGaattgcacaaaaaaaaactgaacagaTGATAGAAGTTGATCTACGCAGGAGTCAAAAAAGTTGCGAGCAGTTAGACACACAACATAATATAACAACACCCGATGAAGTTTGGTACTGGCCTGTTgtgttaaaagaaaaaaacgaggaaagtgaatctgaatccgaagaTGAAGATAAAACTTTTGATGAGAGTATTGAGTTAACGAcaagtgaaaaattagaaattttaaCCAAATATCTGAGGGATAAgtatttttattgtatttgGTGTGGTGCAGCTTATGATGGTGCGGATGATTTAAGAGATAACTGTCCAGGCAGAACGAGAGACGATCATTAA
- the LOC105687070 gene encoding sarcolemmal membrane-associated protein isoform X1, whose protein sequence is MVLGIADWVQNGTYSYLPSANNSNLNRNNQQNKKMAAKAVLICRATSHPFQERTVSLEQPVKIGRSVARARATPNNAIFDCKVLSRNHALLWFEAGVFYIQDTKSSNGTFINSQRLSIGGEESVPKEVCSGDIVQFGVDVMENTRKITHGCIVATLKLYLPDGKEAKASFSTLVVRPTSNVSLEDLYKLNEFIQEANRREEITNGKLVHLQRLLDTTRRAAEQSWKALIDEDRLLSRVETVESQLIAYSKNFTEDKIRNELVKLQDDKAKYQETAKKALYKILQEKLQVAQKLVHLERHLNDTEDECQSLHEVAKNTRSELQELAAKYTEAQTKVNELTAKLTETENQMKHIVAQAEQEKEGLLERIKHHVRIEKSLQGRLRDSRLDSAKIHEKVTAVREYLESLQDMNLNLLTDEAQIAIDNILLRNSVMLPDNFDNNEECYYYPIKVEHDNQINSNKSNLDVSLSDMDKIMECIVSPSSRKIIVNGNANVDNLDSSIESDNNSETNDETCTVLSDSGSEKSVAEVKKDNEDNSTPTKTATQPARLEVRFACEENGEPLEVHYQPEDLIGEGTESPNPSHELSNVKHTESESENINEPSEVCNKEKKRENSKERDEDEEECEGEHLDGDYVKTLKPISKNDSIQQSLQSKEYVLQTLIGSLDSLKDEDNFEAQRLANKELDDLRDWLIHESNETVISKLKELYYRAKNETQRIQEINEELVILKEKCNTCTAKNTELVKGYEALKAQCGDLLNVSYTVPIQYVIPLAVAFLWMLFGKIF, encoded by the coding sequence ATGGTTTTAGGCATCGCTGATTGGGTACAAAATGGGACTTACTCTTACCTCCCAAGCGCAAACAATTCCAACCTGAACCGTAATAACCAGCAAAACAAGAAGATGGCTGCCAAAGCAGTTCTAATCTGCCGAGCAACTTCCCACCCATTTCAGGAGCGTACAGTTTCATTGGAACAGCCGGTTAAAATTGGTCGTTCTGTTGCGAGAGCTCGTGCTACCCCAAACAATGCAATATTCGATTGTAAAGTGCTGTCCAGAAATCATGCCTTGCTGTGGTTCGAGGCAGGCGTATTTTATATCCAAGACACAAAGAGTAGTAATGGTACTTTCATCAATAGCCAAAGACTTAGCATAGGTGGGGAAGAATCTGTACCTAAAGAAGTATGTTCTGGAGACATTGTACAGTTCGGAGTAGATGTTATGGAAAATACCAGGAAAATCACTCACGGATGTATAGTAGCTACCTTAAAATTGTACCTGCCTGATGGAAAAGAAGCTAAAGCAAGTTTCAGCACTTTGGTTGTTAGACCGACAAGCAATGTATCCCTGGAGGATTTGTACAAATTAAATGAGTTCATACAAGAAGCTAATAGACGAGAAGAAATAACGAATGGGAAGCTTGTCCATTTGCAAAGGCTTTTAGACACAACTAGACGAGCTGCTGAGCAATCATGGAAAGCTTTGATAGATGAAGACCGTTTGTTATCTCGTGTAGAAACTGTTGAAAGCCAGCTGATTGCTTATTCAAAAAACTTTACAGAagataaaattagaaatgaaCTTGTTAAACTTCAGGATGACAAGGCCAAGTACCAAGAAACAGCAAAGAAAGCCTTGTACAAAATATTACAAGAAAAGCTCCAAGTTGCACAAAAATTAGTTCACCTGGAAAGACACCTAAATGACACTGAAGATGAGTGTCAAAGCTTGCATGAAGTGGCTAAAAATACACGGTCTGAACTTCAGGAACTTGCTGCTAAATATACCGAAGCACAAACAAAAGTTAATGAATTGACAGCTAAGTTGACAGAGACTGAAAACCAGATGAAACACATCGTGGCACAAGCTGAACAAGAGAAGGAGGGATTGTTGGAGAGAATAAAACATCACGTGAGGATAGAGAAAAGTTTACAGGGCAGGTTGAGGGACTCACGACTTGACTCTGCTAAAATTCATGAGAAAGTTACAGCAGTCAGAGAATACCTGGAATCTCTTCAAGatatgaatttgaatttactCACTGACGAAGCGCAAATTGCCATCGATAACATTCTGTTAAGAAATAGTGTGATGCTACCTGACAattttgataataatgaagaatGTTACTATTATCCTATCAAAGTTGAGCATGACaatcaaataaattcaaacaagAGTAATCTAGATGTATCGTTATCGGATATGGACAAAATTATGGAATGTATTGTAAGTCCATCATCCAGGAAAATTATAGTAAATGGAAACGCGAATGTGGACAATTTGGATTCCAGCATAGAATCAGACAACAATTCAGAAACTAACGATGAAACTTGTACAGTGCTGAGCGACAGTGGCAGTGAAAAGTCTGTTgccgaagtaaaaaaagacaaCGAAGACAACAGTACGCCTACAAAAACAGCAACTCAACCAGCCAGACTAGAGGTCCGATTTGCATGCGAAGAAAATGGTGAACCATTAGAGGTCCATTACCAGCCAGAAGATCTGATTGGGGAAGGAACTGAGTCGCCTAACCCATCTCATGAACTGAGCAATGTTAAACATACCGAGAGTGAATCAGAGAATATCAATGAACCTTCGGAAGTTTgcaataaagaaaagaaacgtgaAAATAGCAAAGAGCGTGATGAAGATGAGGAGGAATGCGAAGGGGAACATCTGGATGGAGATTATGTAAAAACATTGAAGCCGATATCAAAAAACGACTCCATACAGCAAAGTTTACAATCTAAAGAATATGTTCTGCAAACTCTAATCGGTTCTTTAGACTCTCTAAAAGACGAAGATAACTTTGAGGCACAGCGATTGGCCAATAAAGAGTTGGACGATCTTAGAGATTGGTTAATCCATGAATCAAACGAAACTGTAATTAGTAAATTAAAAGAATTGTACTATCGtgctaaaaatgaaacacaacGTATCCAAGAAATCAATGAAGAACTTGTAATTCTTAAAGAGAAGTGTAACACTTGTACAGCTAAAAACACAGAACTAGTTAAAGGATACGAAGCTCTGAAAGCTCAATGTGGAGATCTGTTGAACGTTTCATACACAGTCCCCATACAATACGTTATCCCACTTGCAGTAGCATTTTTATGGATGctgtttggaaaaatattctaa
- the LOC105687070 gene encoding sarcolemmal membrane-associated protein isoform X2: protein MAAKAVLICRATSHPFQERTVSLEQPVKIGRSVARARATPNNAIFDCKVLSRNHALLWFEAGVFYIQDTKSSNGTFINSQRLSIGGEESVPKEVCSGDIVQFGVDVMENTRKITHGCIVATLKLYLPDGKEAKASFSTLVVRPTSNVSLEDLYKLNEFIQEANRREEITNGKLVHLQRLLDTTRRAAEQSWKALIDEDRLLSRVETVESQLIAYSKNFTEDKIRNELVKLQDDKAKYQETAKKALYKILQEKLQVAQKLVHLERHLNDTEDECQSLHEVAKNTRSELQELAAKYTEAQTKVNELTAKLTETENQMKHIVAQAEQEKEGLLERIKHHVRIEKSLQGRLRDSRLDSAKIHEKVTAVREYLESLQDMNLNLLTDEAQIAIDNILLRNSVMLPDNFDNNEECYYYPIKVEHDNQINSNKSNLDVSLSDMDKIMECIVSPSSRKIIVNGNANVDNLDSSIESDNNSETNDETCTVLSDSGSEKSVAEVKKDNEDNSTPTKTATQPARLEVRFACEENGEPLEVHYQPEDLIGEGTESPNPSHELSNVKHTESESENINEPSEVCNKEKKRENSKERDEDEEECEGEHLDGDYVKTLKPISKNDSIQQSLQSKEYVLQTLIGSLDSLKDEDNFEAQRLANKELDDLRDWLIHESNETVISKLKELYYRAKNETQRIQEINEELVILKEKCNTCTAKNTELVKGYEALKAQCGDLLNVSYTVPIQYVIPLAVAFLWMLFGKIF from the coding sequence ATGGCTGCCAAAGCAGTTCTAATCTGCCGAGCAACTTCCCACCCATTTCAGGAGCGTACAGTTTCATTGGAACAGCCGGTTAAAATTGGTCGTTCTGTTGCGAGAGCTCGTGCTACCCCAAACAATGCAATATTCGATTGTAAAGTGCTGTCCAGAAATCATGCCTTGCTGTGGTTCGAGGCAGGCGTATTTTATATCCAAGACACAAAGAGTAGTAATGGTACTTTCATCAATAGCCAAAGACTTAGCATAGGTGGGGAAGAATCTGTACCTAAAGAAGTATGTTCTGGAGACATTGTACAGTTCGGAGTAGATGTTATGGAAAATACCAGGAAAATCACTCACGGATGTATAGTAGCTACCTTAAAATTGTACCTGCCTGATGGAAAAGAAGCTAAAGCAAGTTTCAGCACTTTGGTTGTTAGACCGACAAGCAATGTATCCCTGGAGGATTTGTACAAATTAAATGAGTTCATACAAGAAGCTAATAGACGAGAAGAAATAACGAATGGGAAGCTTGTCCATTTGCAAAGGCTTTTAGACACAACTAGACGAGCTGCTGAGCAATCATGGAAAGCTTTGATAGATGAAGACCGTTTGTTATCTCGTGTAGAAACTGTTGAAAGCCAGCTGATTGCTTATTCAAAAAACTTTACAGAagataaaattagaaatgaaCTTGTTAAACTTCAGGATGACAAGGCCAAGTACCAAGAAACAGCAAAGAAAGCCTTGTACAAAATATTACAAGAAAAGCTCCAAGTTGCACAAAAATTAGTTCACCTGGAAAGACACCTAAATGACACTGAAGATGAGTGTCAAAGCTTGCATGAAGTGGCTAAAAATACACGGTCTGAACTTCAGGAACTTGCTGCTAAATATACCGAAGCACAAACAAAAGTTAATGAATTGACAGCTAAGTTGACAGAGACTGAAAACCAGATGAAACACATCGTGGCACAAGCTGAACAAGAGAAGGAGGGATTGTTGGAGAGAATAAAACATCACGTGAGGATAGAGAAAAGTTTACAGGGCAGGTTGAGGGACTCACGACTTGACTCTGCTAAAATTCATGAGAAAGTTACAGCAGTCAGAGAATACCTGGAATCTCTTCAAGatatgaatttgaatttactCACTGACGAAGCGCAAATTGCCATCGATAACATTCTGTTAAGAAATAGTGTGATGCTACCTGACAattttgataataatgaagaatGTTACTATTATCCTATCAAAGTTGAGCATGACaatcaaataaattcaaacaagAGTAATCTAGATGTATCGTTATCGGATATGGACAAAATTATGGAATGTATTGTAAGTCCATCATCCAGGAAAATTATAGTAAATGGAAACGCGAATGTGGACAATTTGGATTCCAGCATAGAATCAGACAACAATTCAGAAACTAACGATGAAACTTGTACAGTGCTGAGCGACAGTGGCAGTGAAAAGTCTGTTgccgaagtaaaaaaagacaaCGAAGACAACAGTACGCCTACAAAAACAGCAACTCAACCAGCCAGACTAGAGGTCCGATTTGCATGCGAAGAAAATGGTGAACCATTAGAGGTCCATTACCAGCCAGAAGATCTGATTGGGGAAGGAACTGAGTCGCCTAACCCATCTCATGAACTGAGCAATGTTAAACATACCGAGAGTGAATCAGAGAATATCAATGAACCTTCGGAAGTTTgcaataaagaaaagaaacgtgaAAATAGCAAAGAGCGTGATGAAGATGAGGAGGAATGCGAAGGGGAACATCTGGATGGAGATTATGTAAAAACATTGAAGCCGATATCAAAAAACGACTCCATACAGCAAAGTTTACAATCTAAAGAATATGTTCTGCAAACTCTAATCGGTTCTTTAGACTCTCTAAAAGACGAAGATAACTTTGAGGCACAGCGATTGGCCAATAAAGAGTTGGACGATCTTAGAGATTGGTTAATCCATGAATCAAACGAAACTGTAATTAGTAAATTAAAAGAATTGTACTATCGtgctaaaaatgaaacacaacGTATCCAAGAAATCAATGAAGAACTTGTAATTCTTAAAGAGAAGTGTAACACTTGTACAGCTAAAAACACAGAACTAGTTAAAGGATACGAAGCTCTGAAAGCTCAATGTGGAGATCTGTTGAACGTTTCATACACAGTCCCCATACAATACGTTATCCCACTTGCAGTAGCATTTTTATGGATGctgtttggaaaaatattctaa